The bacterium genome includes a region encoding these proteins:
- a CDS encoding ABC transporter substrate-binding protein, which yields MSVYRGFTALMVAAALLGALAGGWGPSPAAGQAAGVFRTPLGGEPPTIDPYFATDFSSGDLTLLMYNTLVGFDGAGRLVPEAAKSWDVSPNGLVYTFHLRDNVYFHSGRKVTAADWKWSFERMGDPAVKTEVGDVVVGGVAGYDAQQSGGGGLAGIKVVDPLTLQIVLNPNSRGGFLNRLAYYAAVVLDRDVVERGGKSWFAAHDAGSGPFTMREWAHNDHVSMARDPRYFLGAPKISGVEMPVVTQAQTRLSEYQAGQLDLVAVPLADFQRIKSDAVMGKELLVFPRAQIIWLGPNPRVYEPFKDARVRRAFALAIDKAKIARTVFFGFYQPAASIVPPGIPGFYSGYKGLPYNPAQAKKLLDEAGMTGKLPPLTMAINPIAGDYQMAAEATAAMLKENLGVDVRLQRAEFASFQQGMNRRTVFASFMTGWAADYLDYSDYLDLLLYSKSPLDRVSYANPEFDRLVDQANAAATDAARTALYHKAEALAVEEGAMIPMVFTQFALLKKPYVQGLQTTGALSGYLKFNTVSIQK from the coding sequence ATGTCCGTGTATCGAGGGTTCACCGCTCTGATGGTTGCCGCGGCGCTGCTCGGCGCGCTGGCCGGTGGATGGGGCCCGTCGCCCGCGGCGGGGCAGGCCGCCGGCGTGTTCCGCACGCCGCTCGGCGGCGAGCCGCCCACGATCGACCCGTATTTCGCGACGGACTTTTCGTCCGGCGATCTCACGCTTCTGATGTACAACACGCTCGTCGGATTCGACGGCGCCGGCCGGCTCGTGCCCGAGGCCGCGAAGAGCTGGGACGTGTCGCCGAACGGCCTCGTCTATACGTTCCACCTCCGCGACAACGTGTACTTCCACAGCGGCCGAAAGGTGACGGCCGCCGACTGGAAGTGGTCCTTCGAGCGCATGGGCGATCCGGCGGTCAAGACCGAGGTCGGCGACGTCGTGGTCGGCGGCGTCGCCGGATACGACGCCCAGCAGAGCGGCGGCGGCGGGCTCGCCGGCATCAAGGTGGTCGATCCGCTGACGCTGCAAATCGTCCTCAACCCCAACTCGCGCGGCGGCTTCTTGAACCGCCTCGCGTACTACGCGGCGGTCGTGCTGGACCGCGACGTCGTCGAGCGCGGCGGCAAGTCGTGGTTCGCGGCGCACGACGCCGGATCGGGACCCTTCACGATGCGCGAATGGGCGCACAACGACCACGTCTCGATGGCGCGCGACCCGCGGTACTTCCTCGGCGCGCCGAAGATCTCGGGCGTCGAGATGCCGGTCGTGACGCAGGCCCAGACGCGTCTGTCGGAGTACCAGGCCGGCCAGCTGGACCTCGTGGCGGTGCCGCTCGCCGACTTTCAGCGGATCAAGTCGGATGCGGTGATGGGCAAGGAGCTGCTGGTGTTCCCGCGGGCCCAGATCATCTGGCTCGGCCCCAACCCCCGCGTCTACGAGCCGTTCAAGGACGCGCGGGTGCGCCGCGCGTTTGCCCTCGCGATCGACAAGGCGAAGATCGCGCGCACGGTCTTCTTCGGCTTCTACCAGCCGGCGGCGTCCATTGTGCCGCCGGGCATCCCGGGATTCTACAGCGGGTATAAGGGCCTGCCCTACAATCCCGCGCAGGCCAAGAAGCTGCTGGACGAGGCGGGGATGACCGGCAAGCTGCCCCCGCTCACGATGGCGATCAACCCGATCGCGGGGGACTATCAGATGGCCGCCGAGGCGACCGCGGCGATGCTGAAGGAGAATCTCGGCGTCGACGTGCGGCTGCAGCGGGCGGAGTTCGCGAGCTTCCAGCAGGGGATGAACCGGCGCACCGTATTCGCGTCGTTCATGACCGGGTGGGCGGCGGACTACCTGGACTACAGCGACTACCTCGACCTGCTGCTGTACAGCAAGTCGCCGCTCGACCGGGTGAGCTACGCGAACCCGGAGTTCGACCGGCTGGTCGATCAGGCCAACGCGGCCGCGACCGACGCGGCGCGCACGGCGCTGTACCACAAGGCGGAGGCGCTCGCCGTCGAGGAGGGAGCGATGATTCCGATGGTGTTCACGCAGTTCGCGCTGTTGAAGAAGCCCTACGTGCAGGGGCTGCAGACCACGGGGGCGCTGTCCGGATACTTGAAGTTCAACACGGTGAGCATCCAGAAGTAA
- a CDS encoding isochorismatase family protein yields the protein MAIWDDVVPKEEQALYERGGWGGSVGYGRRPALLVVDMYRAFVDPAYPYSSPSAPATVRAIQTLLAAARAAECPVFFSKGARRSIPAERGRWKTTAANVRPIMADPAAYEIVPELAPLPTEPVVVKAAPSAFFGTDLVSYLIFHTVDTVIVTGTVTSGCVRDTALDAFNYSFRVIVPQEAVCDRGITSHKVTLFDLHMKYADVVPAAEVLDYLRTVKHGEQVLAGTRSS from the coding sequence ATGGCGATCTGGGACGACGTGGTGCCGAAAGAGGAGCAGGCGCTGTACGAGCGCGGCGGGTGGGGCGGGTCGGTCGGGTACGGCCGCCGGCCGGCGCTGCTGGTCGTGGACATGTACCGCGCCTTCGTCGATCCGGCGTATCCGTACAGCAGTCCCTCGGCCCCCGCGACCGTCCGCGCCATTCAAACGCTGCTCGCGGCCGCGCGCGCCGCGGAGTGCCCGGTGTTCTTCTCGAAGGGCGCGCGGCGCTCGATCCCCGCCGAACGCGGCCGCTGGAAGACGACCGCGGCCAACGTGCGCCCGATCATGGCGGACCCCGCGGCCTACGAGATCGTGCCGGAGCTCGCGCCGCTGCCGACCGAGCCGGTGGTCGTGAAGGCGGCGCCGAGCGCGTTCTTCGGCACGGACCTCGTGAGCTATCTCATCTTCCACACCGTCGACACGGTCATCGTCACCGGCACCGTGACGAGCGGCTGCGTCCGCGACACGGCGCTGGACGCCTTCAACTACAGCTTCCGGGTCATCGTGCCGCAGGAGGCCGTGTGCGACCGCGGCATCACTTCGCATAAGGTCACGCTGTTCGATCTGCACATGAAGTACGCCGACGTCGTGCCGGCGGCGGAAGTGCTCGACTATCTCCGGACCGTAAAACACGGCGAGCAGGTGCTCGCCGGCACCCGTTCGTCATGA
- a CDS encoding Ldh family oxidoreductase — protein sequence MAEIGPIASGDLTALLRAVLAAAGVAEDEAGVVAAHVVDAEERENRSQGLVRIPAYVTWARRGEITSPTSVTVERDGGAVLVLDAHNGWGHVAAADAMARCVERAKRSGVCVAVVRNTNHIGRLGAYVEAAAAAGTIGLIACAGNPKSSWVAPWGGTRPIFGTNPLAIGFPRGDGPPVVVDISTTQGARGNVLLAQKVGALLPEGWAFDAGGAPTRDPRQALPPHGTLAPLGGHKGYALAVALEILCGVLAGIWPPESSANFVGAIDVEAFLPMETYEQSLAGLAEEITSGPRRPGVDAIHLPGEGSAARKRRSAARGLMVSSEMWAEIASLAAGAGVTHPLLETWRTTA from the coding sequence GTGGCTGAGATCGGTCCGATCGCGTCCGGCGACCTCACGGCGCTGCTGCGGGCGGTGCTGGCCGCGGCGGGTGTGGCGGAGGACGAGGCGGGCGTCGTCGCGGCGCACGTCGTCGACGCCGAGGAGCGCGAGAACCGGTCGCAGGGATTGGTGCGCATCCCGGCCTACGTGACGTGGGCGCGGCGGGGCGAGATCACCTCGCCCACCTCGGTGACGGTCGAGCGCGACGGCGGCGCCGTCCTTGTGCTCGACGCGCACAACGGCTGGGGCCACGTCGCGGCCGCGGACGCGATGGCCCGCTGCGTCGAGCGCGCGAAGCGTTCGGGCGTGTGCGTGGCCGTCGTCCGCAACACGAACCACATCGGACGGCTGGGCGCGTACGTTGAAGCCGCGGCGGCCGCGGGCACGATCGGGCTCATCGCGTGCGCCGGCAACCCGAAATCCTCCTGGGTCGCCCCGTGGGGCGGGACGAGGCCGATCTTCGGCACCAACCCGCTCGCGATCGGGTTCCCGCGCGGTGACGGCCCGCCCGTGGTCGTGGACATCTCGACGACGCAGGGCGCCCGCGGCAACGTCTTGCTCGCCCAGAAAGTCGGGGCGCTGCTGCCGGAGGGCTGGGCGTTCGACGCGGGCGGCGCTCCGACCCGGGACCCCCGCCAGGCGCTGCCGCCTCACGGCACGCTCGCCCCGCTGGGCGGGCACAAGGGGTACGCGCTGGCCGTGGCCCTGGAGATTTTGTGCGGCGTGCTCGCCGGGATCTGGCCGCCCGAATCGTCGGCGAATTTCGTCGGCGCGATCGACGTCGAGGCGTTCCTGCCGATGGAGACGTACGAGCAAAGCCTCGCCGGCCTCGCCGAGGAGATCACGTCCGGCCCGCGGCGCCCCGGCGTCGACGCGATTCACCTGCCCGGCGAGGGCAGCGCGGCGCGCAAGCGCCGCAGCGCCGCACGCGGCCTGATGGTGTCGTCGGAGATGTGGGCGGAGATCGCATCACTCGCCGCCGGCGCGGGCGTGACGCATCCGCTGCTCGAGACCTGGCGCACGACGGCATAA